From Labeo rohita strain BAU-BD-2019 chromosome 18, IGBB_LRoh.1.0, whole genome shotgun sequence, the proteins below share one genomic window:
- the ssr3 gene encoding translocon-associated protein subunit gamma, which yields MAPKGSSKQQSEEDLLLQDFSRNLSAKSTALFYGNALIVSAIPIWLFWRIWHMDLVQSAVLYAVMTLVSTYLVAFAYKNVKFVLKHKVAQKREDAVSKEVTRKLSEADNRKMSRKEKDERILWKKNEVADYEATTFSIFYNNTLFLLIVIIASFFLLKNFNPTVNYILSISASSGLIALLSTGSK from the exons ATGGCACCCAAAGGCAGCAGCAAACAGCAGTCAGAGGAGGATCTTCTCCTGCAAGACTTTAGCAGGAACCTGTCGGCGAAATCTACGGCGCTATTCTACGGCAATGCGCTAATCGTGTCCGCAATCCCCATCT GGCTGTTTTGGAGGATCTGGCATATGGATTTGGTTCAGTCTGCAGTCCTGTATGCAGTTATGACTCTAGTCAGCACCTACCTGGTTGCCTTTGCTTACAAGAACGTCAAATTCGTCCTCAAGCACAA GGTCGCTCAGAAACGTGAAGATGCCGTGTCCAAGGAAGTGACCCGCAAGCTCTCTGAGGCAGACAACCGCAAAATGTCCCGCAAAGAGAAGGACGAGAG AATCCTGTGGAAGAAGAACGAGGTCGCTGATTACGAGGCCACCACTTTTTCCATCTTTTACAACAACACTCTGTTCCTCTTGATTGTCATCATTGCCTCTTTCTTCTTGCTGAAGAACTTCAATCCAACAGT GAACTACATTCTGTCCATTAGTGCCTCTTCAGGTCTGATCGCCTTGCTGTCCACAGGGTCCAAATAA